One stretch of Monomorium pharaonis isolate MP-MQ-018 chromosome 10, ASM1337386v2, whole genome shotgun sequence DNA includes these proteins:
- the LOC118647689 gene encoding uncharacterized protein LOC118647689, which produces MKLIAPKKDQLKTTRLVMSKIDPGKDWNTYNLRFHHYYSTYNIAVKAAKNVLEGNVARTEVETDYDQPRKRKKNKKYIESSDEDEDNPPSNIFCSASNKVPAPNPLLPNKIKTLFKNKSMKTSMICQQKDTSVGKLFSRKESRVTSLSPSKLTYKTTLDENPMKHHSMLEENDKNDNEQYKNFNTIHSETLKEKSEDDVLKVERTILSTNNENEVFPKSPLFQGLSNADRDLLTTTLSHLKKLHGSVVSNLDRDLLRNVSSKLDIVLMNQRRILNEIFPGEAILDRPKNCPPLPLPDEKSFEEFNEFLENKVAFSQFVSYLNALINDCDQWNVVTRLMSNILHNELARQVSWKGTRGVKISFYGTRIKEALFCKCFTFIFSFTYLKY; this is translated from the exons atgaaattaattgcacctaAAAAAGATCAACTTAAAACGACTCGTCTAGTTATGTCAAAAATAGATCCTGGAAAAGATTGGAATACTTATAATCTTAGATTTCATCATTACTACA GTACTTACAATATTGCTGTCAAAGCTGCTAAGAATGTTCTAGAAGGAAACGTTGCTCGGACAGAAGTAGAAACAGATTATGATCAAccaagaaagagaaaaaagaacaagaaGTATATAGAATCTTCAGATGAAGATGAAGACAATCCTCCGTCAAACATCTTTTGTAGTGCTAGCAATAAAGTGCCTGCACCAAATCCTCTTCttccaaataaaataaaaacactttttaaaaataaatctatgaaAACGTCAATGATATGTCAACAAAAAGACACGTCTGTTGGGAAATTATTTTCCCGTAAAGAGTCACGTGTTACATCTTTAAGTCCTTCTAAGTTAACTTATAAAACTACGTTAGACGAAAATCCGATGAAGCATCATTCTATGTTGGAAGAGA atgaTAAAAATGACAATGAACAGTAcaagaattttaatacaatacacTCCGaaactttaaaagaaaagagtgaAGATGACGTTTTAAAAGTAGAAAGGACCATACTATCTACGAACAACGAGAATGAAGTATTTCCAAAATCACCACTATTTCAAG gTTTATCAAATGCAGATCGTGACTTGCTTACGACAACATTAAGTCATTTAAAGAAGCTTCatg GATCGGTTGTATCTAATCTTGATAGAGATTTGCTTCGAAATGTGTCAAGTAAACTTGATATAGTATTAATGAACCAACGTCgcattttaaatgaaatatttcctGGTGAAGCTATTTTAGACAGACCCAAAAATTGTCCCCCTCTTCCATTACCAGATGAGAAGTCTTTTGAGGAATTCAAcgaatttttggaaaataaagTTGCATTTTCTCAATTT GTTAGCTATCTTAATGCACTTATTAATGATTGTGATCAGTGGAATGTTGTTACTCGTCTTATGTCTAACATATTGCATAATGAACTTGCAAGACAAGTTAGTTGGAAAGGAACCAGAGGagtgaaaatttctttttacggAACAAGAATTAAGGAAGCTTTgttttgtaaatgttttacgtttatcttttcttttacttatttgaaatattga
- the LOC118647730 gene encoding uncharacterized protein LOC118647730 isoform X1: MEWCLCLDLMHLVYLGVFKRWLQFLFGVHVTTIGKINNAAKSQLSLEMLRYSSWVPMEFNRRPRSFCELSKYKATELRRILLYDGVRISKNILPSNLYNNYLLLHSGIYILSSPSTVQNPVMLDAAHEILKEFINHSSQIFGKYFVVYNIHCLIHLVDECRNHGILESFSAFKYENFMSVMKRYLRSTYKPLHQLIRRDAETKGQLVPRKNIDEPNKILLKNQYDGDDSIQGEQFQTVILCSITLTKNKANSCFKTKNGDVIILPL; encoded by the coding sequence ATGGAATGGTGTCTATGTTTAGACTTGATGCATCTCGTATATTTAGGAGTTTTTAAACGATGGCTACAGTTTCTCTTTGGAGTACATGTAACAACAATAGGCAAAATTAATAACGCAGCTAAATCTCAATTGTCTCTGGAAATGTTACGATATAGTTCTTGGGTGCCTATGGAATTTAATCGTCGACCTCGATCTTTCTGTgaattatctaaatataaagCAACAGAACTGCGACGTATCTTATTATACGATGGTGTACGAATCTCTAAGAACATTCTGCCTTCAAATCTGTATAACAATTACTTACTTCTACATAGtggaatatatatactatCCAGTCCAAGTACAGTACAGAATCCTGTTATGCTTGATGCTGCgcatgaaattttaaaagaatttataaatcactCTTCTCAGATTTttggtaaatattttgttgtttataatatccATTGTCTGATTCATTTAGTTGACGAATGTCGAAACCATGGAATTTTAGAATCATTCAGtgcttttaaatatgaaaatttcatgAGCGTTATGAAACGATATTTGAGATCTACTTACAAGCCTTTACACCAATTAATTAGACGTGATGCAGAAACTAAAGGGCAACTTGTTCCAAGGAAAAATATAGATgagccaaataaaattttgttgaaaaatcaGTATGATGGAGATGACAGTATTCAGGGAGAACAGTTTCAGACTGTCATTTTATGTAGTATTACTCTTACAAAAAACAAGGCAAACAGttgttttaaaactaaaaatggaGATGTTATAATCTTACCCCTATAA
- the LOC118647730 gene encoding uncharacterized protein LOC118647730 isoform X2, which yields MEWCLCLDLMHLVYLGVFKRWLQFLFGVHVTTIGKINNAAKSQLSLEMLRYSSWVPMEFNRRPRSFCELSKYKATELRRILLYDGVRISKNILPSNLYNNYLLLHSGIYILSSPSTVQNPVMLDAAHEILKEFINHSSQIFDVMQKLKGNLFQGKI from the exons ATGGAATGGTGTCTATGTTTAGACTTGATGCATCTCGTATATTTAGGAGTTTTTAAACGATGGCTACAGTTTCTCTTTGGAGTACATGTAACAACAATAGGCAAAATTAATAACGCAGCTAAATCTCAATTGTCTCTGGAAATGTTACGATATAGTTCTTGGGTGCCTATGGAATTTAATCGTCGACCTCGATCTTTCTGTgaattatctaaatataaagCAACAGAACTGCGACGTATCTTATTATACGATGGTGTACGAATCTCTAAGAACATTCTGCCTTCAAATCTGTATAACAATTACTTACTTCTACATAGtggaatatatatactatCCAGTCCAAGTACAGTACAGAATCCTGTTATGCTTGATGCTGCgcatgaaattttaaaagaatttataaatcactCTTCTCAGATTTttg ACGTGATGCAGAAACTAAAGGGCAACTTGTTCCAAGGAAAAATATAG
- the LOC118647730 gene encoding uncharacterized protein LOC118647730 isoform X3, whose protein sequence is MRGPNIRDAPARQFVKGIHSHNSVFGCEKCTIKSDRHRNRQVFLYDNAPLRTDESFQNRDQPEHHKYNSPLERDLQHGMVSMFRLDASRIFRSF, encoded by the coding sequence atgcTCCAGCTAGACAATTTGTCAAAGGCATTCACAGTCATAACAGTGTATTTGGTTGTGAAAAGTGTACAATTAAAAGTGATAGACATAGAAATCGTCAGgtgtttttatatgataatgcACCTCTACGTACTGATGAATCTTTTCAAAATAGAGATCAACCAGAACATCACAAGTATAATTCACCATTAGAACGTGATTTGCAACATGGAATGGTGTCTATGTTTAGACTTGATGCATCTCGTATATTTAGGAGTTTTTAA